The genome window CCCCTCCGCTCAGCCACCCATTGATCCCAAGAAGAACTCAACAACAAGACCAAAAAATAATGATCGTAAAggcaagaaaagctcctcctccAATAAGCCAAAGAGCACTTCTGATAAATCAAGTAGTGGTAGTGGTAGTGGTAGTGGTAAGGCACTTGAATATCATCGTTTGATTGCTCCTCCTCTTCGTGACTCGTCCAGATATCTGTTAAGCGAGACTGCCTTCTTTGATGGGTTATCGGATTTTGACCCTGTCTTGACTATGGTTCCTGCTGAAGCTGAAGCTGAACCCAATAAGATTACTAGTGTCAGTACTGAAGCTCTCTCTAATCCAAATGAACAGATCTCTTCAAAGCCCTCATCTTCCCAGTCAGACAAgtcttctcctccttcttgtTCTACTTCTTCAGACCAGGTATTGCTTTATGATTCTGATAAATTACATTAcaaaatctttattttctatttttacatGGATGTGGTTGCAGGTGGTGGTGTTGAGGGTGTCCCTGCACTGCAGAGGCTGTGAAGGAAAAGTGAGGAAACATCTATCCAGAATGAAAGGTAACGCCGCCCATGAGACCAGACCACCACCTATTTTCCCTTCTGTTTCTCAAACATTGCAATTTGTCAAATATTTACAAGACTGCCATTCTTTTTtatctctttcctttatttcgTGAGTATTAAAGAGAGGCCCATAAGCAGAAGATAATTAAATGGACGGGGCCCGGATCATAGCCCATGACCAGAAGATACATCATCATTTATGTGTTTGTGTTGTGATAattgtgtttttgtgaaatGGGGTTTAACTTATGAGCAGGTGTGACATCCTTCAACATAGACTACGCAGCAAAGAAGGTGACGATTATTGGGGACATATCACCAGTGACTGCCCTGGCAAGCGTCTCCAAGGTCAAGAGCGCACAGTTCTGGACAGCTTCCGCTGCCCAAGCCCAATCGTGTGCTTCTAAGAAATAATTAACATGAAGTATTTGTGGGTTTAGAGAAATACTACGTACTTATGTTTACTGCATACTTGCATAGTTCATAATCTTAATTTGTAGCTTACAACTTAGAAGG of Tripterygium wilfordii isolate XIE 37 chromosome 13, ASM1340144v1, whole genome shotgun sequence contains these proteins:
- the LOC120012118 gene encoding protein SODIUM POTASSIUM ROOT DEFECTIVE 1 — protein: MLCTSQASTAICFSMDEASSSSSIQLGGRAIDRHNPIIRDQKRLTRRGGLPAAPSSSPSAQPPIDPKKNSTTRPKNNDRKGKKSSSSNKPKSTSDKSSSGSGSGSGKALEYHRLIAPPLRDSSRYLLSETAFFDGLSDFDPVLTMVPAEAEAEPNKITSVSTEALSNPNEQISSKPSSSQSDKSSPPSCSTSSDQVVVLRVSLHCRGCEGKVRKHLSRMKGVTSFNIDYAAKKVTIIGDISPVTALASVSKVKSAQFWTASAAQAQSCASKK